One region of Chanodichthys erythropterus isolate Z2021 chromosome 24, ASM2448905v1, whole genome shotgun sequence genomic DNA includes:
- the LOC137015088 gene encoding uncharacterized protein yields MRENWRNVTYDIHERTGRRPRFSDLVEYIDRQAKVKNDPLFGDIQEQTSADVGKKSKASDFKQKKVTTKGSSFVTSVSTEQKKESETSKKGTKAQLDKTVCARCLFCQKNHALNSCFKFKEQAHLDKIEFLKTKGLCFGCLTQGHLSKDCMRRLTCQECSKMHPSILHIAKENSLTSSICDENKPGRRTASIDHETCGYTGAGNSECILAIVPVKIKSQKSNKIVKTFAFIDQGSSATFCTESLMRDLNLRGRKTEILLRTMGQEKPVHSHILSDLEISGLESEDYIELPKVFTQKEIPVKQENIPHQQDLEKWPYLRQVNLPHLNAEVGLLIGANAHKAIEPWQIINSEGNGPYAIRTALGWIVNGPLRTDVSAESDQVIIPSFTVNRIAVSDIETLLVEQFNADFPERKYSDKNEMSQEDLKFMQSVEQSVQYKDGHYCIGLPFKKDPVKMPNNRCIAEQRAISLKRKLSKNQEFHKDYKAFMADIIDKGYAKKVPSEQLEHTDRVWYIPHHGIYHPKKNKIRVVFDCTATYQNFSLNNQLLQGPDLTNTLVGVLNRFRQEPIAIMADIEAMFYQVKVPDHESDLLRFLWWPEGDLSKPTEEYRMMVHLFGATSSPSCACFALRKAAMDGKTEETAEAANTILQNFYMDDCLKSVASEDAAIKLSQNLITMCSEGGFHLTKWVSNSRSVLLSFPETERSKEVRNLDFNKSNLPVERALGVQWCTESDTFRFSINVQERPATRRGMLSVVSSIYDPLGLVSPCILPAKLILRQLCKDKLGWDQNMPEKQAQQWFRWQKDIQQLSDFSVSRCFKPNNFGPTESAQLHHFADASENGYGTVSYLVLTNEHGEKHCSFVMGKSRVVPLKQVTIPRMELTAAVVAAKMDRMLKQELQLQLKDSVFWTDSLTVLQCIENEASRFKTFFANRVSFIREASEPSQWRYVGTSLNPADMASRGIKVENFMKKQNWIKGPEFLCKHENEWPLRPDQASAMEVELKKSAVVNCVSATGKGKPMDKLIEYYSEWYRLKRAIAWMLRLKGILQHLSNKRCEIQATINQTENNPNKQQAYLQTQMFKLKQTLTKKPLSVEDLEDAELSLIRYSQRQTFPDEFKSLQSSNHVKRSSPLSKLDPVVQDGILRVGGRLNQSAMPESAKHPAILDKKQHITSLILKDIHKNTGHSGRNQILAKLRNKFWVGAANTAIRKLISKCTVCRRLNARISEQKMAELPRDRLMPDEPPFTHVGVDYFGPFLIKRARSIVKRYGVLFTCLAIRAVHIEVANSLDTSSCINAIRRFICRRGQVSTIRSDNGTNFIGAERELKEAIQEVDQSKIAEVLVQKGIRWIFNTPTASHQGGVWERQIRTVRKILNSVLNQQILDDEGLHTVLCEVEAIINDRPITKVSDDPNDLEPLTPNHLLLMKKQPVMPPGVFVKEDCYSRRRWRQIQYMADLFWSIWTKEYLPLLQERQKWQKLKRNMVPGDIVLIVDNSAPRNSWIMGRILKTTPDASGIVRRACVQTKTCQLDRPISKLCLFQEAEEE; encoded by the coding sequence ATGAGAGAGAACTGGAGAAATGTGACATATGATATTCATGAACGGACAGGCAGAAGACCTAGGTTTTCAGACTTAGTGGAATATATCGACCGTCAAGCCAAAGTAAAGAATGATCCCTTGTTTGGAGACATTCAGGAGCAAACAAGTGCTGATGTTGGGAAGAAAAGCAAAGCTTCTgattttaaacagaaaaaggTTACTACCAAGGGTAGTAGTTTCGTTACAAGTGTCTCTactgaacagaaaaaagaaagtgaaaCAAGCAAGAAAGGAACAAAAGCTCAACTTGACAAAACAGTTTGTGCCAGGTGCTTGTTCTGTCAAAAGAACCATGCTTTGAATTCCTGTTTCAAGTTTAAGGAGCAGGCACACTTAGATAAAAttgagtttttgaaaacaaaaggACTGTGCTTTGGGTGTCTCACGCAAGGACACTTGAGCAAAGACTGCATGAGAAGACTTACTTGTCAAGAATGTTCCAAGATGCACCCAAGCATTCTGCACATTGCTAAGGAGAACAGTCTCACATCCAGCATTTGTGATGAGAACAAACCTGGCAGGAGAACAGCTTCCATAGACCATGAAACTTGTGGATACACTGGGGCCGGAAACAGTGAATGCATTCTTGCCATAGTTCCAGTGAAGATTAAGTCACAGAAAAGCAACAAAATAGTTAAGACATTTGCTTTCATTGATCAAGGAAGTTCGGCAACGTTTTGCACTGAGTCTTTAATGAGAGATTTGAACTTGAGAGGCAGAAAAACGGAGATTCTTCTTCGTACTATGGGACAAGAAAAACCTGTACATAGTCATATTCTGTCAGACCTGGAAATAAGTGGTTTGGAAAGCGAAGACTACATAGAACTTCCTAAGGTTTTCACTCAGAAAGAGATTCCTGTAAAACAGGAAAATATCCCTCATCAACAGGACCTAGAAAAATGGCCATACTTGAGACAAGTTAACCTTCCTCATCTCAATGCAGAGGTAGGCTTGCTGATCGGCGCCAATGCGCACAAGGCCATAGAACCATGGCAAATAATAAACAGTGAAGGAAATGGACCGTATGCTATCAGGACAGCACTTGGATGGATTGTTAACGGACCTTTGCGAACAGATGTAAGCGCTGAATCAGACCAGGTCATAATTCCAAGTTTCACTGTGAACAGGATTGCAGTGTCAGACATTGAAACACTGTTGGTAGAGCAATTCAATGCAGACTTTCCTGAACGCAAGTACAGTGACAAAAATGAAATGTCACAAGAAGATCTGAAATTCATGCAGTCCGTTGAACAATCAGTACAGTATAAAGATGGACATTACTGTATTGGTCTACCCTTTAAGAAAGATCCTGTCAAGATGCCAAACAACAGATGCATAGCAGAACAGAGAGCCATCAGTCTTAAAAGAAAGCTCAGCAAGAACCAAGAGTTTCACAAAGACTACAAAGCTTTTATGGCAGACATAATTGATAAAGGCTATGCTAAAAAAGTCCCTTCAGAACAACTGGAACACACAGACAGAGTGTGGTATATTCCACATCATGGGATATATCAcccaaaaaagaacaaaattagAGTTGTTTTTGACTGCACTGCAACCTACCAGAACTTCTCACTGAATAATCAATTGTTGCAGGGACCTGACCTAACCAACACTCTCGTAGGTGTACTAAACCGTTTCAGACAAGAACCAATTGCTATCATGGCGGACATCGAAGCAATGTTCTACCAAGTGAAAGTCCCAGACCATGAGTCAGATCTTTTGCGATTTTTGTGGTGGCCTGAAGGAGATCTAAGTAAGCCTACAGAGGAATACAGGATGATGGTGCACCTGTTCGGGGCAACCTCTTCTCCCAGTTGTGCATGCTTCGCTTTGCGAAAGGCTGCAATGGATGGAAAAACAGAGGAAACAGCTGAAGCTGCCAATACTATTCTCCAAAACTTTTACATGGACGATTGCTTAAAATCTGTCGCCTCAGAGGATGCAGCAATCAAATTATCACAAAATCTGATAACCATGTGCTCTGAAGGTGGATTCCACTTGACAAAGTGGGTGAGCAATAGTAGGTCAGTCCTGTTATCATTTCCAGAAACAGAAAGATCCAAAGAAGTCAGGAACTTAGATTTCAATAAAAGCAATCTGCCAGTTGAAAGAGCTCTTGGAGTACAGTGGTGTACAGAATCAGATACATTTAGATTCTCCATAAATGTACAAGAGAGACCTGCTACGAGAAGAGGAATGCTTTCAGTAGTGAGCTCTATATACGATCCTCTTGGTCTTGTATCACCCTGTAtccttccagcgaaactcattTTGAGACAACTGTGCAAAGATAAACTGGGCTGGGATCAGAATATGCCAGAAAAGCAAGCACAACAATGGTTCAGATGGCAAAAGGACATACAACAACTGTCAGACTTCAGTGTAAGCAGATGCTTCAAGCCAAACAACTTTGGACCCACAGAGTCTGCCCAATTACATCATTTCGCAGACGCAAGTGAAAATGGATATGGAACGGTTTCCTATCTAGTACTCACAAATGAGCATGGAGAAAAACACTGTTCATTCGTAATGGGTAAAAGCAGAGTTGTGCCGCTGAAACAGGTAACAATCCCTAGAATGGAGCTGACTGCAGCAGTGGTGGCAGCGAAAATGGACAGGATGTTAAAACAAGAGCTTCAGTTACAACTTAAAGATTCTGTATTTTGGACTGATAGCCTCACAGTATTGCAATGCATTGAGAATGAAGCCTCAcggtttaaaacattttttgccAATAGAGTTTCCTTCATCAGAGAAGCTTCTGAGCCTTCACAGTGGAGATATGTTGGCACATCACTAAACCCAGCAGATATGGCATCTAGAGGCATCAAAGTAGAAAACTTCATGAAAAAGCAAAATTGGATCAAAGGACCAGAATTCCTTTGCAAACACGAGAATGAATGGCCTTTGCGACCAGATCAGGCAAGTGCAATGGAAGTAGAATTGAAAAAATCAGCTGTAGTAAATTGTGTTAGTGCTACAGGAAAAGGGAAGCCTATGGATAAACTGATTGAGTATTATTCAGAATGGTACAGGTTGAAGAGAGCTATCGCTTGGATGTTACGTCTGAAGGGAATACTACAGCACCTATCAAACAAGAGATGTGAAATTCAAGCTACCATAAATCAGACAGAAAATAATCCAAACAAACAACAAGCTTATTTGCAAACTCAAATGTTCAAGCTGAAACAGACACTGACCAAAAAACCTCTTTCAGTAGAAGATTTGGAAGATGCAGAACTGAGTCTGATTCGTTACAGTCAAAGACAGACATTTCCAGACGAATTCAAGTCTTTGCAAAGCAGTAACCATGTCAAAAGAAGTAGCCCTCTGTCCAAACTGGATCCAGTAGTGCAAGACGGCATACTCAGAGTAGGTGGACGTTTAAATCAGTCTGCAATGCCAGAATCTGCCAAGCATCCAGCAATTCTTGACAAAAAGCAGCATATAACTTCTTTGATTCTGAAAGATATACATAAAAACACAGGTCATAGCGGCAGAAATCAAATCCTGGCAAAACTACGAAACAAGTTTTGGGTTGGAGCTGCCAACACAGCCATTCGAAAGCTAATTTCTAAATGCACGGTGTGTAGAAGGTTAAATGCCAGAATCAGTGAACAGAAAATGGCAGAACTACCAAGAGATCGTCTTATGCCAGATGAACCTCCCTTTACACATGTAGGTGTGGATTATTTTGGTCCCTTCTTAATAAAGCGAGCACGCAGCATTGTCAAGAGGTATGGAGTGCTGTTTACGTGTCTGGCTATAAGAGCAGTTCATATTGAGGTAGCCAACAGTCTTGATACCTCATCATGCATAAATGCCATACGACGCTTCATCTGCAGGAGGGGGCAGGTGTCTACAATTCGATCGGACAATGGTACGAACTTCATTGGTGCTGAAAGAGAGCTTAAAGAAGCCATCCAAGAAGTAGATCAGTCCAAAATTGCAGAAGTTCTTGTCCAAAAAGGAATCAGGTGGATCTTCAATACCCCTACAGCATCACATCAAGGAGGAGTGTGGGAGAGACAAATCCGCACAGTTCGAAAGATTTTGAATTCTGTATTGAATCAACAGATATTAGACGATGAGGGGCTTCACACAGTTTTGTGTGAAGTTGAAGCCATTATAAATGACCGACCGATTACTAAAGTGTCAGATGATCCAAATGACTTGGAGCCTCTGACACCGAATCATCTCTTGCTGATGAAAAAACAACCAGTCATGCCACCAGGAGTTTTTGTGAAAGAGGACTGTTATTCTCGCAGAAGATGGAGACAAATTCAGTATATGGCAGACCTTTTTTGGTCAATATGGACTAAGGAATACCTGCCGCTATTGCAGGAGCGACAGAAGTGGCAGAAATTGAAAAGAAACATGGTACCGGGAGACATTGTTCTCATTGTGGATAATTCTGCCCCAAGAAATTCTTGGATTATGGGAAGAATCCTCAAGACCACACCAGATGCTTCTGGTATTGTTCGACGGGCTTGTGTTCAGACAAAAACATGTCAGTTGGACAGACCAATATCAAAACTCTGCTTATTCCAAGAAGCTGAAGAAGAATAA